Proteins encoded together in one Amblyomma americanum isolate KBUSLIRL-KWMA chromosome 1, ASM5285725v1, whole genome shotgun sequence window:
- the LOC144094757 gene encoding uncharacterized protein LOC144094757, whose translation MHVLAKAALLWATLSLSLAGTPRLGSRALVLFKNLPNQKQTQQNHQQQVPGNGFGPPMVHPVYPLNPMFPRGPVFPPPPPYLQPMHPFLPYGPHMQPIQPIQMFPIHGPGLLQAPVPLPGPLHPMVTPIQIHSLAGNPGGNVAAGLAATLPVNLANAIAGGGTISAGPTYLIQELRHHNSPSTTTKSQSSSNSGSSNLNLQSPEKILFLKDLKSFSGPAPAAKNNKKLVLPTPQDSFKNLGPEILPPIVLNANTLAQLGLGGLSGPVTGGFLPDGGPDTLPLKGGNAIW comes from the exons ATGCACGTCCTG GCCAAAGCCGCTCTGCTGTGGGCAACACTAAGCCTTAGTCTAGCCGGCACGCCTCGTCTCGGCAGCAGAGCCTTGGTGCTTTTCAAGAATCTTCCCAACCAGAAACAGACACAGCAGAACCACCAGCAGCAAGTTCCAGGAAACGGCTTTGGGCCGCCCATGGTCCATCCCGTATACCCGTTGAATCCCATGTTCCCCAGAGGCCCAGTATTTCCCCCTCCGCCTCCCTACTTGCAGCCTATGCATCCGTTCCTGCCGTACGGACCGCACATGCAGCCAATCCAGCCAATCCAGATGTTCCCCATCCACGGGCCGGGCCTACTCCAGGCGCCCGTTCCGCTGCCCGGTCCCCTCCACCCCATGGTGACCCCTATCCAAATACACAGCCTAGCAGGAAACCCGGGCGGAAATGTGGCGGCGGGGCTCGCGGCGACGCTACCAGTGAACCTAGCAAACGCCATAGCCGGGGGAGGCACCATTTCGGCGGGCCCCACGTACCTGATACAAGAGTTGAGGCATCACAATTCGCCGTCGACCACCACTAAGAGCCAGTCCAGCTCCAACTCGGGAAGCAGCAACCTGAACCTGCAGTCGCCAGAAAAGATCCTGTTCCTCAAGGACCTCAAGTCATTCAGCGGTCCAGCTCCGGCGGCAAAGAACAACAAGAAGTTGGTGCTGCCGACGCCGCAGGACTCGTTCAAGAATCTCGGCCCTGAGATCCTGCCCCCCATTGTGCTCAACGCTAACACGCTTGCCCAGCTGGGCCTGGGTGGCCTGTCCGGGCCAGTCACAGGCGGCTTCCTGCCCGACGGTGGGCCAGACACCCTGCCCCTCAAGGGCGGGAACGCCATCTGGTGA